A stretch of the Zeugodacus cucurbitae isolate PBARC_wt_2022May chromosome 6, idZeuCucr1.2, whole genome shotgun sequence genome encodes the following:
- the LOC128922889 gene encoding uncharacterized protein LOC128922889, with product MTKIECNVTDKMLLRLKAVKRDVTEATVRAQLLRKFYNCNLHIELLRKYNYYQLFFINKTNHTCPYDGEFIVDRFRPLHTNLMLPLPTGDYLIKFLFYNSNAMAFQLFVWFGFKELEKLENRTKVECFQKSLH from the exons ATGACCAAAATAGAGTGTAATGTTACCGATAAAATGTTGCTACGTCTGAAGGCGGTGAAACGGGACGTTACTGAAGCGACAGTTCGCGCGCAGCTACtaagaaaattttacaattgcAAT ttgCATATTGAACTGCTGCGCAAGTACAACTACTATCAGctcttttttatcaataaaaccaATCACACGTGTCCTTATGAT GGCGAGTTCATAGTCGATCGCTTCAGGCCATTGCATACAAACTTGATGCTACCGCTTCCCACCGGTGATTACCTCATTAAATTTCTCTTTTACAACTCAAACGCTATGGCATTCCAGTTATTTGTGTGGTTTGGCTTCAAGGAAttagaaaaattggaaaatcgCACTAAAGTGGAATGTTTTCAAAAGTCGCTACATTAA